In one Diabrotica virgifera virgifera chromosome 7, PGI_DIABVI_V3a genomic region, the following are encoded:
- the LOC126888880 gene encoding uncharacterized protein LOC126888880 isoform X2 — protein MVLEKSYIDNILKKILNTTHLEHYDFITEEYKPKETKYEGEKYFVTVKNSVNSDKLSIFIKRALVDSEIRKLLPIRGFFINENNFYDQVWPNLEKFQESYGRKILFRKIPRCYLTTSKENAETIVLEKLSRFRANDLTELFTIEQLLLIFQEYGRFHALSFAYKEKRPEEYQKLVSQIRDNYEYYKDIKMYVEAMNYSHKATGKPLDLRFVDFQLARIGTPVYDLASCLYACSSPEHLSDFNRLLEVYYSSLSQSLTAMDCDPEKIYSFEDLTGDWKKYSKFGFSYAVFAISNYYLVEDESDIDDSLKIWNNNVNKKIIEEQTKQTIDVVNAKSRLTLLLRHMVTNGFL, from the exons ATGGTATTAGAAAAGTCATACATTgacaatattcttaaaaaaatcttaaacacAACGCATTTGGAACATTACGACTTTATCACTGAAGAATACAAGCCTAAAGAGACAAAGTATGAAGGTGAGAAATATTTTGTTACAGTAAAGAACAGTGTAAACAGTGACAAACTCAGCATATTTATTAAACGTGCCTTAGTTGATAGTGAAATTAGGAAACTGTTACCGATACGTGGATTCTTTATTAATGAAAACAATTTTTATGACCAAGTTTGGCCAAATTTAGAGAAATTTCAAGAAAGTTATGGAAGGAAGATTTTATTCCGCAAAATACCAAGGTGTTATTTAACGACATCGAAAGAAAATGCAGAAACGATTGTCTTGGAGAAATTGAGTCGTTTTAGAGCTAATGATCTTACAGAACTTTTTACTATAGAACAACTATTACTTATTTTTCAAGAATATGGAAGATTTCATGCACTCTCCTTTGCTTATAAAGAAAAACGTCCAGAAGAATATCAAAAGTTAGTGAGCCAAATTAGAGACAATTATGAATattacaaagatattaaaatgtACGTAGAAGCCATGAACTACTCTCACAAG gCAACTGGAAAACCGTTGGATCTTAGATTTGTCGACTTCCAATTGGCACGCATCGGCACACCTGTTTACGATTTAGCCAGTTGTTTATATGCTTGTTCTTCTCCAGAACATTTATCAGATTTCAATAGGTTACTGGAAGTTTATTATAGCAGCCTTTCACAATCACTAACAGCTATGGACTGTGATCCTGAGAAAATCTACAGTTTTGAAGACTTAACAGGTGATTGGAAAAAGTATTCAAAATTTGGATTTTCGTATGCAGTGTTCGCAATCAGTAATTATTATCTAGTCGAAGATGAGAGCGACATCGATGATAGTTTGAAGATATGGAACAATAAtgtgaataaaaaaattattgaagaaCAAACTAAACAAACTATTGATGTAGTGAATGCGAAATCTAGATTAACATTATTATTGCGCCATATGGTCACCAATGGTTTTCTGTAA
- the LOC126888880 gene encoding uncharacterized protein LOC126888880 isoform X1 codes for MVLEKSYIDNILKKILNTTHLEHYDFITEEYKPKETKYEGEKYFVTVKNSVNSDKLSIFIKRALVDSEIRKLLPIRGFFINENNFYDQVWPNLEKFQESYGRKILFRKIPRCYLTTSKENAETIVLEKLSRFRANDLTELFTIEQLLLIFQEYGRFHALSFAYKEKRPEEYQKLVSQIRDNYEYYKDIKMYVEAMNYSHKVCLTYLDDKNASDIKLDNKYATNAMEVYVESSKYKGNKSVITHGDGWISNYLFHYDATGKPLDLRFVDFQLARIGTPVYDLASCLYACSSPEHLSDFNRLLEVYYSSLSQSLTAMDCDPEKIYSFEDLTGDWKKYSKFGFSYAVFAISNYYLVEDESDIDDSLKIWNNNVNKKIIEEQTKQTIDVVNAKSRLTLLLRHMVTNGFL; via the exons ATGGTATTAGAAAAGTCATACATTgacaatattcttaaaaaaatcttaaacacAACGCATTTGGAACATTACGACTTTATCACTGAAGAATACAAGCCTAAAGAGACAAAGTATGAAGGTGAGAAATATTTTGTTACAGTAAAGAACAGTGTAAACAGTGACAAACTCAGCATATTTATTAAACGTGCCTTAGTTGATAGTGAAATTAGGAAACTGTTACCGATACGTGGATTCTTTATTAATGAAAACAATTTTTATGACCAAGTTTGGCCAAATTTAGAGAAATTTCAAGAAAGTTATGGAAGGAAGATTTTATTCCGCAAAATACCAAGGTGTTATTTAACGACATCGAAAGAAAATGCAGAAACGATTGTCTTGGAGAAATTGAGTCGTTTTAGAGCTAATGATCTTACAGAACTTTTTACTATAGAACAACTATTACTTATTTTTCAAGAATATGGAAGATTTCATGCACTCTCCTTTGCTTATAAAGAAAAACGTCCAGAAGAATATCAAAAGTTAGTGAGCCAAATTAGAGACAATTATGAATattacaaagatattaaaatgtACGTAGAAGCCATGAACTACTCTCACAAGGTATGTCTAACTTATCTAGATGACAAAAATGCTAGTGATATTAAACTTGATAACAAATATGCAACAAATGCAATGGAAGTTTATGTAGAAAGTAGTaaatataaaggaaataaatCTGTGATAACGCATGGTGACGGTTGGATATCAAATTACCTGTTTCACTATGAC gCAACTGGAAAACCGTTGGATCTTAGATTTGTCGACTTCCAATTGGCACGCATCGGCACACCTGTTTACGATTTAGCCAGTTGTTTATATGCTTGTTCTTCTCCAGAACATTTATCAGATTTCAATAGGTTACTGGAAGTTTATTATAGCAGCCTTTCACAATCACTAACAGCTATGGACTGTGATCCTGAGAAAATCTACAGTTTTGAAGACTTAACAGGTGATTGGAAAAAGTATTCAAAATTTGGATTTTCGTATGCAGTGTTCGCAATCAGTAATTATTATCTAGTCGAAGATGAGAGCGACATCGATGATAGTTTGAAGATATGGAACAATAAtgtgaataaaaaaattattgaagaaCAAACTAAACAAACTATTGATGTAGTGAATGCGAAATCTAGATTAACATTATTATTGCGCCATATGGTCACCAATGGTTTTCTGTAA